A DNA window from Camelina sativa cultivar DH55 chromosome 17, Cs, whole genome shotgun sequence contains the following coding sequences:
- the LOC104756872 gene encoding B3 domain-containing protein REM17-like isoform X1 — MRGKKIYLHNEEGRSWKLSLEHDKTGIRTYVKSGWRRFCDANGISQGQKHTFKLVRRSAPPVIRLCRPKSRPKQRSESESPSDHSCFEGSVSPSSLSNDQLYLPRSFVSLHGLEKRCSVIILKNEQGSKWPLVLKHTKSINLTYLKKGWTSFCDFNGIKVGDSFKFKLSGTWEEPVLSLCPAEANRAKTPLKCSEGSDDINPEESEEDKNISQECLEIKKRKYRSRCRASVENMDDDQTNIGKSSRVKKNPRKKVESSSNHSRFVAKVSAWALRSDRQYIPITFARFNGLNKMRCKKIYLHNEEGRSWKLGLEHDKTGMHTYLRSGWRRFCSANGISQGQQHTFKLVRKSAPPVIRLYRSKPKPKQTSETESASDNSCFEGFVDPLSLSNDLQYLPRNFVISNGLDKRCSEIVLKNEEGIKWPLVLKHYKSATYLKKGWSSFCQVNRIKAGDSFKFKLVGTWKEPVLSLCPTESNREKNPSKCSGGSDDVKPEESEEESNEDKNISQHCLGIKKRKYQSRCKASVENMDDDQTNIVTGNSSRVKKSPRKTVESSSDHLSFVGNVTASSLRNDRLYLPLSFERSNGLDKMSGKKIVLLNEEGRSWKLNLSYNKAGMHTYVRSGWKSFCDANGMSQGQQYTFKLVRRTAPPVLRLYLAKHRPKPESSSQHSYFVGSVSASSLNKDKLYLWRSFVSSNGLDKGCNKMTLKNEWGREWTLVLKHYESIRFTIIKRGWTSFCQDNGLKARDSFKFKLVETGENPILSLCPADSNRDKTPLEYAKGIDNVKSLSSSPSSGDDSSRSKKSEDESIEDKNISQDCLEIKKRKYCLNCRASSSYTPNRFVTLTLTQSAFHNSKLFLPRGFTKVNGINKPRKITLLGQDGVIWVVDLYQEKKCGTMRFGKGWKQFCEAQGVKVGESFMLELIWEDEASPVLKFCTKVNSA, encoded by the exons ATGCGCGGTAAGAAAATCTATCTTCACAATGAAGAAGGAAGATCATGGAAGTTGAGTTTGGAACACGACAAAACAGGCATTCGTACTTATGTCAAATCCGGCTGGAGAAGATTCTGCGATGCAAATGGGATTAGCCAAGGTCAAAAACATACATTCAAACTGGTCCGAAGATCTGCACCGCCTGTCATCCGTTTGTGCCGTCCGAAATCAAGGCCAAAACAAAGATCAGAATCAGAATCTCCATCAGACCATTCTTGTTTTGAGGGATCTGTCAGTCCTTCAAGCCTAAGCAATGATCAACTG TATCTTCCAAGGAGCTTTGTGAGCTTACATGGTCTGGAGAAAAGATGCAGTGTGATAATTTTAAAGAATGAACAGGGAAGTAAATGGCCTTTAGTTTTGAAGCACACCAAGTCAATCAACCTTACTTATCTCAAAAAAGGCTGGACCAGTTTCTGCGACTTTAACGGGATCAAAGTTGGAGATTCCTTCAAGTTTAAACTGTCTGGAACCTGGGAAGAACCTGTTCTTTCTTTGTGCCCTGCTGAGGCCAACCGTGCCAAAACTCCATTAAAGTGTTCAGAAGGAAGTGATGATATAAATCctgaagaaagtgaagaagacaagaatATCTCACAGGAATGCTTGGAGATCAAGAAAAGGAAGTACCGGTCGAGATGCAGAGCTTCTGTAGAAAACATGGATGATGACCAGACAAACATTG GAAAGAGTTCAAGAGTGAAGAAAAATCCAAGAAAGAAAGTGGAGTCTTCATCAAACCATTCTCGTTTTGTGGCAAAAGTCTCAGCTTGGGCCCTAAGAAGTGATCGACAG TATATACCAATTACTTTCGCGAGGTTTAACGGTCTGAACAAAATGCGCTGTAAGAAAATCTATCTTCACAATGAAGAAGGAAGATCATGGAAGTTAGGTTTGGAACACGACAAAACAGGCATGCATACTTATCTCAGATCCGGTTGGAGAAGATTCTGCTCTGCAAATGGTATTAGCCAAGGTCAACAACATACATTCAAACTGGTCCGCAAATCGGCACCACCTGTCATCCGTTTGTACCGCTCAaaacctaaaccaaaacaaacatcaGAAACAGAATCTGCATCAGACAATTCTTGTTTTGAGGGATTTGTTGATCCTTTAAGCCTAAGCAATGATCTACAG TATCTTCCAAGGAACTTTGTGATCTCAAATGGTCTGGACAAAAGATGCAGTGAGATAGTTCTAAAGAATGAAGAGGGAATAAAATGGCCTTTAGTTTTGAAACACTACAAATCAGCTACTTATCTAAAAAAAGGCTGGTCTAGTTTCTGTCAAGTAAACAGGATCAAAGCTGGAGATTCCTTCAAGTTTAAACTGGTTGGAACCTGGAAAGAACCTGTTCTTTCTTTGTGCCCTACAGAATCCAACCGTGAAAAGAATCCATCAAAGTGTTCAGGAGGTAGTGATGATGTGAAGCCCGAAGAAAGTGAAGAGGAGAGTAATGAAGACAAGAATATCTCACAGCATTGCTTGGGGATCAAGAAAAGGAAGTATCAGTCGAGATGCAAAGCTTCTGTAGAAAACATGGATGATGACCAGACCAACATTG TTACAGGAAACAGTTCGAGAGTGAAGAAGAGTCCGAGGAAAACAGTAGAGTCTTCATCAGACCATCTTAGTTTTGTGGGAAATGTCACAGCTTCAAGCCTAAGAAATGATCGACTG TATTTACCACTGAGTTTCGAGAGGTCAAATGGTCTAGACAAAATGAGCGGTAAGAAGATTGTTCTTCTTAACGAAGAAGGAAGATCATGGAAGTTAAATTTGTCATACAACAAAGCAGGCATGCATACTTATGTCAGATCTGGTTGGAAAAGTTTCTGTGATGCAAATGGGATGAGCCAAGGTCAACAGTATACATTCAAACTGGTCCGAAGAACTGCGCCGCCTGTCTTGCGTTTGTACCTTGCAAAACATAGACCAAAACCAGAATCTTCATCACAACATTCCTATTTTGTGGGATCTGTCTCTGCTTCAAGCCTAAACAAAGATAAACTG TATTTATGGAGGAGTTTTGTGAGCTCAAATGGTCTGGACAAAGGATGCAATAAGATGACTTTAAAGAATGAATGGGGAAGAGAATGGACTTTAGTCTTGAAACACTACGAATCAATACGCTTTACTATTATCAAACGAGGCTGGACAAGTTTCTGCCAAGACAACGGATTAAAAGCTCGAGACTCCTTCAAGTTTAAACTTGTTGAGACCGGGGAAAACCCTATTCTTTCTTTGTGCCCTGCAGATTCCAACCGTGACAAAACTCCATTAGAGTATGCTAAAGGTATTGATAATGTAAAGTCCCTATCCTCAAGTCCTAGCAGCGGAGATGACAGTAGCAGATCCAAAAAAAGTGAGGATGAGAGTATTGAAGACAAGAACATCTCACAGGATTGCTTGGAGATCAAGAAAAGGAAGTATTGCTTGAATTGTAGAGCTTCATCTTCATATACTCCAAACCGATTCGTGACATTAACTCTTACACAGTCCGCTTTTCATAACTCTAAACTG TTTCTTCCGCGTGGTTTCACGAAGGTGAATGGCATCAACAAGCCAAGGAAGATAACTCTGTTGGGTCAAGATGGAGTAATATGGGTGGTGGATCTCTATCAGGAAAAAAAATGCGGAACAATGCGGTTTGGAAAAGGGTGGAAACAGTTCTGTGAAGCTCAAGGCGTAAAGGTAGGCGAGTCTTTTATGTTGGAACTGATCTGGGAAGACGAAGCAAGTCCGGTGCTTAAGTTCTGCACCAAAGTAAACTCTGCTTGA
- the LOC104756875 gene encoding mediator of RNA polymerase II transcription subunit 10b, with protein sequence MDPAQNTSAAVPIGGSGSNGTMRYQTNDGTSSVTTAAAADDSKENLNQVINSIDKVLTLLHQLHLTISSFTPASQLHLLQRLNNLVLELDNMAKLSEKCSIQIPMEVINLVDDGKNPDDFTKDVVNGCIARNQVTKGKTDAFKDLRKHIMENLEETFPNEIEMYREIRANSAAEAKRVAQSQSVLPNGDAKVKNEL encoded by the exons ATGGATCCAGCACAGAACACAAGTGCAGCAGTACCAATTGGTGGGAGTGGGAGTAATGGTACGATGAGATATCAAACCAATGATGGGACTTCATCTGTGACCACGGCTGCTGCTGCGGATGATTCAAAGGAGAATCTCAACCAAGTTATTAACTCTATTGACAAGGTTTTGACTCTCCTTCATCAGTTACACCTTACCATCTCTTCTTTCACACCTGCTTCTCAGCTCCATCTCCTTCAGCGCCT TAATAATCTTGTGTTGGAGCTGGATAACATGGCTAAGTTGTCCGAGAAATGTAGCATTCAAATCCCCATGGAGGTTATTAA CTTGGTTGATGATGGGAAGAACCCGGATGACTTTACTAAAGATGTTGTTAATGGCTGCATTGCCAGAAATCAAGTTACAAAGGGCAAGACTGATGCTTTTAAG GATTTGAGAAAACATATTATGGAGAATCTTGAAGAGACTTTTCCTAATGAAATCGAGATGTATAGAGAAATCCGTGCTAACTCTGCCGCT GAAGCGAAACGGGTGGCTCAATCGCAAAGTGTGTTACCAAATGGGGATGCAAAGGTCAAGAACGAGTTATAA
- the LOC104756872 gene encoding B3 domain-containing protein REM17-like isoform X2: protein MADQSLHSPIKPHFFKPLLPGFRTHLDIPVAFFSKYVEGRNDQNKTAKLRSDASGITWLVKMDGLKLTDGWEDFASAHDLRTGDIVVFRHEGEMVFHVTALGPSCCEIQYTSSSSHNINDDDQTNTVSRNGSRVKKNPRKKVESSSNHSRFVANVTAWGLSNDRLNIPLPFGRSNGLNKMRGKKIYLHNEEGRSWKLSLEHDKTGIRTYVKSGWRRFCDANGISQGQKHTFKLVRRSAPPVIRLCRPKSRPKQRSESESPSDHSCFEGSVSPSSLSNDQLYLPRSFVSLHGLEKRCSVIILKNEQGSKWPLVLKHTKSINLTYLKKGWTSFCDFNGIKVGDSFKFKLSGTWEEPVLSLCPAEANRAKTPLKCSEGSDDINPEESEEDKNISQECLEIKKRKYRSRCRASVENMDDDQTNIGKSSRVKKNPRKKVESSSNHSRFVAKVSAWALRSDRQYIPITFARFNGLNKMRCKKIYLHNEEGRSWKLGLEHDKTGMHTYLRSGWRRFCSANGISQGQQHTFKLVRKSAPPVIRLYRSKPKPKQTSETESASDNSCFEGFVDPLSLSNDLQYLPRNFVISNGLDKRCSEIVLKNEEGIKWPLVLKHYKSATYLKKGWSSFCQVNRIKAGDSFKFKLVGTWKEPVLSLCPTESNREKNPSKCSGGSDDVKPEESEEESNEDKNISQHCLGIKKRKYQSRCKASVENMDDDQTNIGNSSRVKKSPRKTVESSSDHLSFVGNVTASSLRNDRLYLPLSFERSNGLDKMSGKKIVLLNEEGRSWKLNLSYNKAGMHTYVRSGWKSFCDANGMSQGQQYTFKLVRRTAPPVLRLYLAKHRPKPESSSQHSYFVGSVSASSLNKDKLYLWRSFVSSNGLDKGCNKMTLKNEWGREWTLVLKHYESIRFTIIKRGWTSFCQDNGLKARDSFKFKLVETGENPILSLCPADSNRDKTPLEYAKGIDNVKSLSSSPSSGDDSSRSKKSEDESIEDKNISQDCLEIKKRKYCLNCRASSSYTPNRFVTLTLTQSAFHNSKLFLPRGFTKVNGINKPRKITLLGQDGVIWVVDLYQEKKCGTMRFGKGWKQFCEAQGVKVGESFMLELIWEDEASPVLKFCTKVNSA from the exons ATGGCGGATCAATCTCTTCACTCTCCGATAAAACCACATTTCTTCAAGCCTCTTCTTCCAGGCTTCCGCACTCACCTc GACATTCCTGTAGCTTTCTTCTCAAAGTACGTTGAAGGAAGAAACGACCAAAACAAGACTGCGAAACTGAGATCAGATGCGTCGGGCATAACTTGGTTAGTGAAGATGGACGGTTTGAAATTAACGGACGGGTGGGAAGATTTTGCCTCTGCACATGATCTCCGAACTGGCGACATCGTCGTTTTCAGACATGAAGGAGAGATGGTGTTTCATGTCACAGCTTTGGGACCAAGTTGCTGTGAGATTCAATatacatcttcatcatctcacAACAtcaatgatgatgatcaaaccAACACTG TTTCAAGAAACGGTTCAAGAGTAAAGAAGAATCCAAGAAAGAAAGTGGAGTCTTCATCAAACCATTCTCGTTTTGTGGCAAATGTCACAGCTTGGGGCCTAAGCAATGATCGACTG AATATACCACTTCCTTTCGGGAGGTCAAACGGTCTGAACAAAATGCGCGGTAAGAAAATCTATCTTCACAATGAAGAAGGAAGATCATGGAAGTTGAGTTTGGAACACGACAAAACAGGCATTCGTACTTATGTCAAATCCGGCTGGAGAAGATTCTGCGATGCAAATGGGATTAGCCAAGGTCAAAAACATACATTCAAACTGGTCCGAAGATCTGCACCGCCTGTCATCCGTTTGTGCCGTCCGAAATCAAGGCCAAAACAAAGATCAGAATCAGAATCTCCATCAGACCATTCTTGTTTTGAGGGATCTGTCAGTCCTTCAAGCCTAAGCAATGATCAACTG TATCTTCCAAGGAGCTTTGTGAGCTTACATGGTCTGGAGAAAAGATGCAGTGTGATAATTTTAAAGAATGAACAGGGAAGTAAATGGCCTTTAGTTTTGAAGCACACCAAGTCAATCAACCTTACTTATCTCAAAAAAGGCTGGACCAGTTTCTGCGACTTTAACGGGATCAAAGTTGGAGATTCCTTCAAGTTTAAACTGTCTGGAACCTGGGAAGAACCTGTTCTTTCTTTGTGCCCTGCTGAGGCCAACCGTGCCAAAACTCCATTAAAGTGTTCAGAAGGAAGTGATGATATAAATCctgaagaaagtgaagaagacaagaatATCTCACAGGAATGCTTGGAGATCAAGAAAAGGAAGTACCGGTCGAGATGCAGAGCTTCTGTAGAAAACATGGATGATGACCAGACAAACATTG GAAAGAGTTCAAGAGTGAAGAAAAATCCAAGAAAGAAAGTGGAGTCTTCATCAAACCATTCTCGTTTTGTGGCAAAAGTCTCAGCTTGGGCCCTAAGAAGTGATCGACAG TATATACCAATTACTTTCGCGAGGTTTAACGGTCTGAACAAAATGCGCTGTAAGAAAATCTATCTTCACAATGAAGAAGGAAGATCATGGAAGTTAGGTTTGGAACACGACAAAACAGGCATGCATACTTATCTCAGATCCGGTTGGAGAAGATTCTGCTCTGCAAATGGTATTAGCCAAGGTCAACAACATACATTCAAACTGGTCCGCAAATCGGCACCACCTGTCATCCGTTTGTACCGCTCAaaacctaaaccaaaacaaacatcaGAAACAGAATCTGCATCAGACAATTCTTGTTTTGAGGGATTTGTTGATCCTTTAAGCCTAAGCAATGATCTACAG TATCTTCCAAGGAACTTTGTGATCTCAAATGGTCTGGACAAAAGATGCAGTGAGATAGTTCTAAAGAATGAAGAGGGAATAAAATGGCCTTTAGTTTTGAAACACTACAAATCAGCTACTTATCTAAAAAAAGGCTGGTCTAGTTTCTGTCAAGTAAACAGGATCAAAGCTGGAGATTCCTTCAAGTTTAAACTGGTTGGAACCTGGAAAGAACCTGTTCTTTCTTTGTGCCCTACAGAATCCAACCGTGAAAAGAATCCATCAAAGTGTTCAGGAGGTAGTGATGATGTGAAGCCCGAAGAAAGTGAAGAGGAGAGTAATGAAGACAAGAATATCTCACAGCATTGCTTGGGGATCAAGAAAAGGAAGTATCAGTCGAGATGCAAAGCTTCTGTAGAAAACATGGATGATGACCAGACCAACATTG GAAACAGTTCGAGAGTGAAGAAGAGTCCGAGGAAAACAGTAGAGTCTTCATCAGACCATCTTAGTTTTGTGGGAAATGTCACAGCTTCAAGCCTAAGAAATGATCGACTG TATTTACCACTGAGTTTCGAGAGGTCAAATGGTCTAGACAAAATGAGCGGTAAGAAGATTGTTCTTCTTAACGAAGAAGGAAGATCATGGAAGTTAAATTTGTCATACAACAAAGCAGGCATGCATACTTATGTCAGATCTGGTTGGAAAAGTTTCTGTGATGCAAATGGGATGAGCCAAGGTCAACAGTATACATTCAAACTGGTCCGAAGAACTGCGCCGCCTGTCTTGCGTTTGTACCTTGCAAAACATAGACCAAAACCAGAATCTTCATCACAACATTCCTATTTTGTGGGATCTGTCTCTGCTTCAAGCCTAAACAAAGATAAACTG TATTTATGGAGGAGTTTTGTGAGCTCAAATGGTCTGGACAAAGGATGCAATAAGATGACTTTAAAGAATGAATGGGGAAGAGAATGGACTTTAGTCTTGAAACACTACGAATCAATACGCTTTACTATTATCAAACGAGGCTGGACAAGTTTCTGCCAAGACAACGGATTAAAAGCTCGAGACTCCTTCAAGTTTAAACTTGTTGAGACCGGGGAAAACCCTATTCTTTCTTTGTGCCCTGCAGATTCCAACCGTGACAAAACTCCATTAGAGTATGCTAAAGGTATTGATAATGTAAAGTCCCTATCCTCAAGTCCTAGCAGCGGAGATGACAGTAGCAGATCCAAAAAAAGTGAGGATGAGAGTATTGAAGACAAGAACATCTCACAGGATTGCTTGGAGATCAAGAAAAGGAAGTATTGCTTGAATTGTAGAGCTTCATCTTCATATACTCCAAACCGATTCGTGACATTAACTCTTACACAGTCCGCTTTTCATAACTCTAAACTG TTTCTTCCGCGTGGTTTCACGAAGGTGAATGGCATCAACAAGCCAAGGAAGATAACTCTGTTGGGTCAAGATGGAGTAATATGGGTGGTGGATCTCTATCAGGAAAAAAAATGCGGAACAATGCGGTTTGGAAAAGGGTGGAAACAGTTCTGTGAAGCTCAAGGCGTAAAGGTAGGCGAGTCTTTTATGTTGGAACTGATCTGGGAAGACGAAGCAAGTCCGGTGCTTAAGTTCTGCACCAAAGTAAACTCTGCTTGA
- the LOC104756874 gene encoding vesicle transport v-SNARE 12 produces the protein MSDVFEGYERQYCELSTNLSRKCHSASTLSDAEEKKGKIAEIKSGIDEADVLIRKMDLEARSLQPSAKAVCLSKLREYKSDLNQLKKEFKRVSSTDTKQSSREDLMESGMADPHAVSADQRGRLAMSVERLDQSSDRIRESRRLMLETEEVGISIVQDLSQQRQTALHAHSKLHGVDDAIDKSKKVLTAMSRRMTRNKWIVTSVIVALILAIILIISYKLSH, from the exons ATGAGCGACGTATTTGAAGGGTACGAGCGTCAGTACTGCGAGCTCTCAACCAATCTCTCCAGAAAATGTCACTCTGCATCGACTCTCTCCGACGCAG AAGAGAAGAAGGGGAAGATTGCTGAGATCAAGTCTGGAATAGACGAAGCTGATGTCTTG ATCCGCAAAATGGATCTTGAAGCAAGAAGTTTGCAGCCGAGTGCTAAAGCTGTGTGTCTCTCTAAACTAAGAGAGTATAAATCTGATCTCAATCAATTGAagaaggaattcaaacgagTCTCGTCCACAGATACTAAGCAGTCTTCCCGTGAAGATTTGATGGAATCCGGAATGGCGGATCCGCATGCA GTATCTGCTGATCAAAGAGGAAGATTGGCAATGTCTGTAGAGAGGCTTGACCAATCAAGCGATAGAATCCGGGAGAGTAGAAGACTAATGCTGGAGACAGAAGAGGTTGGCATCTCTATTGTCCAAGATTTGAGTCAACAACGCCAAACCGCACTTCATGCGCACTCCAAG CTTCATGGTGTCGATGACGCCATTGACAAGAGCAAGAAGGTGTTGACGGCTATGTCAAGAAGAATGACAAGGAACAAATGGATCGTTACTTCAGTAATCGTGGCTCTCATTCTGGCAATCATCTTGATAATCTCATACAAGCTTTCTCATTAA